In Miniphocaeibacter halophilus, the following proteins share a genomic window:
- the ilvA gene encoding threonine ammonia-lyase codes for MTCENLDRWVEQLDFKGAKERLKNKTNPTRLIYSDAFSNIFGNEIYLKPENLQVTGAFKIRGAYNKISKMTEEQKTKGLISASAGNHAQGVAYSAKEAGASATIVMPSTTPLIKVEGTRKYGVDVLLYGTNFDEAFHKAEEIAKEKNLEFVHPFDDLDVIEGQGTISLEILKEQPDMDIIIVPIGGGGLISGIAVAAKQINPNIKIIGVEPEGAKSMTCSIEDGHITCLDNVDTIADGVAVKEPGKITYELVRNYVDEIISVSDYEIMESFIEIMETHKLMAESSGAMSVAAAKKLKVWNKKVACVISGGNIDMVTISTMVQKGLISKGRLFGFTVLLPDRPGELLNIARILAEMSANVVEVSHDQFKTADRLTDVVLQVQVEANGHDHINKIIERLYNEGYKVKRTS; via the coding sequence ATGACCTGTGAAAATTTAGATAGATGGGTAGAACAATTGGATTTTAAAGGAGCTAAAGAAAGGCTAAAGAATAAAACAAATCCTACAAGATTAATATATAGCGATGCTTTTTCAAATATTTTTGGTAATGAAATTTACTTAAAACCTGAAAACTTACAAGTTACAGGTGCATTTAAAATAAGGGGAGCATATAATAAAATTTCCAAAATGACCGAAGAACAAAAAACTAAGGGATTAATCTCCGCTTCAGCGGGAAATCATGCTCAAGGAGTGGCTTATTCTGCAAAAGAGGCAGGAGCAAGTGCAACTATAGTAATGCCTTCTACAACTCCCTTAATTAAAGTTGAAGGAACAAGAAAATACGGAGTAGATGTATTATTATATGGTACTAATTTTGATGAGGCTTTTCACAAAGCGGAAGAAATTGCTAAAGAGAAAAATTTGGAATTTGTACATCCCTTTGATGATTTAGATGTTATTGAAGGACAAGGTACTATTTCTCTGGAAATACTTAAAGAACAACCGGATATGGATATAATAATCGTTCCAATTGGTGGAGGTGGATTAATTTCAGGAATTGCAGTTGCTGCAAAACAAATTAATCCTAATATAAAAATAATTGGAGTTGAGCCGGAAGGTGCTAAGTCTATGACTTGCTCAATAGAAGATGGACATATTACCTGTTTAGACAATGTTGATACAATTGCAGATGGTGTTGCAGTTAAAGAACCGGGGAAAATAACATACGAATTAGTTAGAAATTATGTTGATGAAATAATTTCAGTATCCGATTATGAAATAATGGAAAGTTTTATAGAAATAATGGAAACCCATAAATTAATGGCTGAATCTTCAGGAGCTATGTCTGTTGCTGCTGCAAAAAAACTCAAAGTTTGGAATAAAAAGGTTGCATGTGTAATTAGTGGTGGTAATATAGATATGGTTACTATTTCAACTATGGTTCAAAAAGGTCTTATATCTAAAGGTAGACTATTTGGTTTTACTGTATTATTACCGGACAGACCGGGAGAACTTTTGAATATTGCAAGAATTTTAGCTGAAATGAGTGCCAACGTTGTAGAAGTATCCCATGACCAATTTAAAACAGCAGATAGACTAACAGATGTTGTTTTACAGGTTCAAGTTGAAGCTAATGGTCATGATCATATAAACAAAATAATAGAAAGGCTTTACAACGAAGGATATAAAGTAAAAAGAACCAGCTAG
- a CDS encoding glutaredoxin family protein codes for MTKLELFYKDVCPYCQKVFRFIDKYNLRDKITFTNISSNPADKDRLIEVGGSVQVPCLFIDDKPMYESSDIIEYLKNNLVK; via the coding sequence ATGACAAAATTAGAATTATTTTATAAAGATGTTTGTCCTTATTGTCAAAAGGTTTTTAGATTTATTGATAAATATAATTTAAGGGACAAAATCACATTTACAAATATAAGCTCTAATCCTGCTGATAAGGATAGATTAATAGAAGTTGGCGGCTCTGTACAAGTGCCTTGTTTATTTATCGATGACAAACCTATGTATGAGTCAAGTGATATTATTGAATATTTAAAAAATAATTTAGTAAAATAG
- a CDS encoding glutaredoxin family protein, translating to MAKLELYYMSTCPFSKKVLNYIEENKIEDKIIFKDINLNDYDKETLEKVTGKVQVPCIFIDGKPMFESDGIINYLKENII from the coding sequence ATGGCAAAATTAGAATTATACTATATGAGTACTTGTCCCTTCTCTAAAAAAGTTTTAAATTATATTGAAGAAAATAAAATTGAAGACAAAATCATTTTTAAAGATATTAATTTAAATGATTATGATAAGGAAACTTTAGAAAAAGTTACGGGAAAAGTTCAGGTGCCTTGTATATTCATTGATGGAAAACCAATGTTTGAATCAGATGGAATAATTAATTATTTAAAAGAAAATATAATTTAA
- a CDS encoding cell wall-binding repeat-containing protein has translation MSIKKKLVSGLVIGSVIFSSLTPSLANEGFNAVSINNSSLSSTVSQVARFNEKKAENVYILSSEELIDGIPGGVLSGENNGAIVFLENGKLSESSLAIVNEAKNVYAVGGEQIIPESVVSKLNNYKGRISGSDRYETAVKIADKLKDNRDIIITNGNALADSLAATSLAVKNDMNIILVDTNTVPEVTKEYIKENKDSNIYFVGGEGSLPQNTKEEVYKLADKNIEDIKNNTIAGSNRHETSLKISERYGSFNTLVLANGENYQDSILASSLASSLEAPVVLVDNSSVSEKVGNIKGIENLYTVSTETVSYSYMKQFVRTLLNNDQLELAIKDLSGNVVYNINQGTEKTAWVTQSLNIRTGAGTGHSIIGTFSKGDKVTGVEEDGWLKFDYNGKTAYVSSKYLSATEIAKEAPKETVKEESNVNGGSQDFSYSKVMSVTATAYSRNEAGLSNKTASGIDLSQNPNVIAVDRNVIPLGTKVYVEGYGYAVAGDTGGAIKGNKIDVHFDSVSRCYEWGRKTVKLYILD, from the coding sequence TTGAGTATAAAAAAGAAATTAGTTTCCGGATTAGTTATAGGCTCTGTAATATTTTCTTCATTAACTCCTAGTTTAGCAAATGAAGGTTTTAATGCAGTAAGTATTAACAATAGTAGCTTATCAAGTACAGTTAGTCAGGTAGCTAGATTTAATGAGAAAAAAGCAGAAAATGTTTATATATTAAGTTCAGAAGAATTAATAGATGGAATTCCAGGAGGAGTTTTATCAGGAGAAAATAATGGAGCTATAGTATTTTTAGAAAATGGAAAATTATCTGAAAGTTCTTTAGCAATAGTAAATGAAGCAAAAAATGTTTATGCTGTTGGTGGGGAACAAATTATTCCTGAATCTGTAGTTTCAAAGTTAAATAACTACAAAGGAAGAATATCTGGCTCTGATAGATATGAGACAGCTGTTAAAATAGCAGACAAACTAAAGGACAATAGAGACATTATAATTACTAACGGTAATGCTTTAGCGGATTCTTTAGCAGCAACTTCATTGGCAGTAAAAAATGATATGAATATTATCTTAGTAGATACTAATACTGTTCCAGAAGTAACAAAAGAATATATTAAAGAAAACAAAGACTCTAACATATACTTTGTTGGTGGAGAAGGTTCACTTCCACAAAACACAAAAGAAGAAGTATATAAATTAGCTGATAAAAACATTGAAGATATAAAAAACAATACAATAGCTGGTTCTAATAGACATGAAACTTCTTTAAAGATAAGTGAAAGATACGGTTCATTTAATACATTAGTGTTAGCTAATGGAGAAAATTACCAAGATTCTATTTTGGCATCATCTTTAGCTTCAAGTTTAGAAGCTCCAGTAGTATTAGTTGATAATTCCAGTGTAAGTGAAAAAGTTGGAAATATTAAAGGAATAGAAAATCTTTATACAGTTTCAACTGAAACAGTTTCATATTCATATATGAAACAATTTGTTAGAACTTTATTAAATAATGACCAATTAGAATTAGCTATAAAAGATCTTAGCGGAAATGTAGTTTACAATATTAACCAAGGAACAGAAAAAACTGCTTGGGTTACACAAAGTTTAAATATTAGAACTGGAGCGGGAACAGGACATTCAATAATTGGTACATTTTCAAAAGGAGATAAAGTTACAGGTGTTGAAGAAGATGGTTGGCTAAAATTTGACTACAATGGCAAAACAGCATACGTAAGTTCAAAATACCTTTCAGCTACTGAAATAGCTAAAGAAGCTCCAAAAGAAACTGTAAAAGAAGAATCAAATGTAAACGGTGGTAGCCAAGACTTTTCTTATTCAAAAGTAATGAGCGTTACTGCAACAGCTTATAGTAGAAATGAAGCTGGTCTATCAAACAAGACAGCATCAGGAATTGACTTAAGTCAAAACCCAAATGTCATAGCAGTTGATAGAAATGTAATTCCTTTAGGAACTAAGGTTTATGTTGAAGGATATGGTTACGCTGTAGCTGGAGATACAGGTGGAGCAATTAAGGGAAATAAAATTGATGTACACTTTGATTCAGTTAGTAGATGTTACGAATGGGGTAGAAAAACAGTAAAATTATATATATTAGATTAA